Below is a window of Acidobacteriota bacterium DNA.
CCTCACAATGGGACGATAATCGCAGACCTCGGCAACAGTTCCACCGAGGACTACGGACTCGACATCGACACGACCGGCAATGCGCTGCTCGCCTTTCTCGATACCCGCGAGGGCAGGAAAGAGCAGGTGACTGCGACCAAGACCAGCAAAACTGGCGCTCCACTCTGGGGACTATTCGGCGTGCAACTGACCACTGGTTCAGCTGGACACTTCTCCCCGAAAATTACGGGCACCAGCGATGGAGGAGCAGTCGTTGCCTGGACGGAAGCCGTTGGCAGTTCCGTCAAAGTGAAAGTGCAGAAGCTCGACAAGAATGGACACAACGTCTGGCCGCAGCCAGTGATCTTCCGCGAGACTGGATTTCAATATTTCCTGTCTGACTTGCACGCTGCAGAAAGCGGTAGCGTGATTATCTCGATGGTGAAAGAAGCCGGCTTCTTCAGCGATCACCAACTCCGCGCCAACAAACTCTCTGCTGACGGGACCAAGTTGTGGGGAAAGAATAGCGTCGTAGTGTTCGATCAGGGCTCGCTACAATTCGGCAACTTCCCTTACTTCATTCTCGACGGCGCTGGCGGCGCGATCTTTGCGTGGTATACCAACAATCCCTTGCAGTGTTTCGCGCAACATATTCGCGCCGACGGCAGCGAAGCCTTCCCGCACAATGGATCCGCTGGCTCCACCGACACGTTCAACATCCGGGTCGAACCATCGGTTTCCTATCGCGCGTCGACGGACGAAACTTTTCTTTTCTGGACAGAAGAAGACAGCAACCAGTTCACGAATGGCGTCAGTGGTCAGAAGTTTGACGGTCACGGCAACTCCCTCTGGGGAGACACCGGCCTAACGATCATTCCACTCGGCGCCGACAGCCAGACCTTCGTTGAGACGGCGCAGGTTGGTACGGGTGCGTTCGTTTTCTGGGTCGACGCACCGGGCTTCGGCGCGGGCACGATGCAGGCCGCAAAGTTGGACGGGAATGGCAACGTTCTCTGCGCGCCCTTCGCGTTGTCGTCCGCTCCGGCGAATAAATATGGTTTGTCGGTCGCGACGTCTCGCTCGGGCCTCACTGCTGTGGCCTGGGCCGATGACCGCATCGGCAACAATTCCATTTACATTCAAAACGTCAATCCCAATTGCTCGCTGGGACAGAAGTAGTTACATCAGCAGGATTGAACTCACTCGACCCTTCGCCACTGAGGACAACGATCTTTAGTGGTGAAGGGTCTTCTGCTTTCTACCTACCGATTTTCCTTCGAACTACTTCGCGACCTTCACGCCCTTCCAGAATGCAACGCGTCCCTTGATCTGGTTTGCCGCGGATTTCGGATCCGTGTAGTACCACGCCGCATCCTTGTTCCGCTTACCGTCGACGACCACGTCGTAATAGCTCGCAGTACCTTTCCAAGGACACACCGTCTGCGTCGTACTCGGCTGAAAGAATTCCTGATGGACCGAGTCCGCCGGAAAGTACTGGTTCCCTTCCACCTCGACACACTGATCGCTGTCTGCCAGCACCGCATTTTCCCACGTAGCTTTTGCCATAGTGGTTAGATGGCTCCGAAGGCCCGGGGTTTCAGCAATGCTGCAACCGTCGATACAGGGCCCGCCGCGCCTCCCCCTCTCGGCAAAAATCAGGCAAAATATGCCCTAATCCGGCAGATTCCAGGACTCAGGCCGCGCGCACCCTGTCCGGATGCCATCCTCCGTGTCGTACTCCCGTGACGTGGAATCCGCGACCGTTCCCGGCGACCATGGGAGAGCCATGAAATTCCCCCAAATCGCCCGCCTGTCAGCCTGTTTCGGGATCACCGCTCTTTGCGCGCTCACGTTTTCCACCCCCGCCGTGGCGCAACGCTGTCCAACGGTCAAAACGACCACGCAGACGGCCGCGACCATGCGAGCAATCGTGAAGTCGGTCAATTGCCTGGTGGAATCTGGAGCCTCACCAATAACGACGTCTGCCTCGGTTCGCACCGCGGACGTTCGAACCGCAGATGCCCGCGTCGCCGACTCTCGTCCTGGCACGCAGGTCGACACACTCCCCATCATCGGCCCGCAACACTCGCGCATGTATCCTGGATTCCAGCTCGCCATCCTCTCCATGCCCGTCGACAACTCGCACAGATCTGCTCTCGTCACTCCCGACGCTCCGCAAGCCACCGTTCGTGGCGCCGGCGGCGGAGAATGCAAACTGAAACTCAACCCCGACCGCACTCTCGACGCACAATGTAACCAGGCCGGCGGCACGGTGTTCGTGGTGTTCCGGTAATTAGGTCGGGAGGGCACGGCTTCAGCCGTGCCGATAAGCTCTCTGCGAAATGAGCTTCGGCGCAGATCCAGCATTTTGGGACAACCCTCTGTGGCAGCCCCTGTTGGGGCAACTTTCGAATCCCTGCCTTTAGTAGCCTTGTTTACAGCCGGCAAGCCAACCGGCAGTTTCCTGTCCCCGCGTATTCATTGGCTTTCGGGGGTCAGGTCTGGTACTCTAGAGGAGCGTCTGATTAGAGTCGGTAGTAAGAGCAGCTTCGAGCCAACCAGCTAGCGCCTGCCCGCGGTACTTCCGAATTCCTTCCAGCGTAAATCGATTGAAAAGGACACCCGATCCAAATGGCAGAACAAGGAACAGTAAAGTGGTTCAATGACGCTAAGGGCTACGGCTTCATCAGCCGTCAGACTGGCGAAGACGTTTTCGTGCACTTCTCGGCAATCCAGGCTGGCGGTTTCAAGAGCCTCCAGGAGGGCCAGAGCGTCGAATTCGACGTCACCAAGGGCCCGAAGGGCTGGCAAGCTGAGAACGTCCGCCCTCTGTAAGGCGCACCGACTCTCGAACGCAGCGGGTGCCCGTCCGGAACGTGCAAGTTGAGGACGGGCACTCTGCCCAAGAATCCCCCACCAATACGTTGCCGATCGACGCGCAACCGGTTCGAAACGAAATCACCAATTCGAACTCAAAACACGAATTCACGAACCTCGGAGCCCCTCTGATAAACGACGACGCAAAATCTTCCTACGTGCTGATCCGTCACAACGTGCGTACCTATGTGTCTGCTGGAGTAGTCGAAGTAGTCCAGGGCCGCGCGAATGCGGAAGCCGCCATGCGCGAATATCAGAATCGGCAAAGTCCCGCAGATGCCCACGAAGGGTGGCGCTTCTTCCTCGAAAAGACAGGGCTGCGTCCTGGTATGGATCCCGCCCAGGCGACTGACGCCCGTCAGCGCGACCTCGAATTGCGCGAGTCGAAAGAATCGGCCGGCAATGGAGCGGGCATCCCGTCCTCGCTCGGACACCACTAGGCTCCTCTTTACCCGTCATCCTTCCAGTCTTCTTGTAAGCGGTAGACTCCCTTTTGCTTTCAGGTAGAATCACAAGCGATTTCTTGGGGTCCTGCGAATGTCCGATTCTATCCGTGATAGCCGTACAAGTTCCGCAGCAGCGAGGCCACGAACGTTTCTCGCGATCTTCGTTGGCGGATTCATCGTTGGCGTGATCGATCTGGCTTACGCGATTCTGGTGTACAGCCCGAAGCATCCGATCCGCGTTGCCCAGGCTGTAGCTAGCGGAGTACTCGGAGCAAAGTCATTCACCGGTGGCTGGCAGTCTGCCGCCTTGGGAGTCCTCCTCCACTTTACGATTGCCTTCGGCGCGGCAACCGTCTTCTACCTCGCCAGCCGAAAGCTACGGTTCCTGGTCGAACGTCCCGTGGTGTGTGGCCTCATCTACGGAGCAATGGTTTACGGCTTCATGCATCTCGTCGTTCTGCCGCTCTCCGCGGTCAGCCATGGACACTCTCCCCTGATCTACCAGGTCTGCGAGTTCGTCGAACACTGGTTCGGAGTGGGCCTGCCGATCTCGCTGTCGGTGCGGAAGTATGCGCGATAAATTTGCAGGTAATCGCCTGCAGTAACCTCATTGTTCATCCACTAACCCCGTCCACGACTAACTCCATGAAATTGTGCCCGAAATGGTTCGCCCTTCCCTTTCGAGAGTGATTGCAGTACAAAGTACATTCTTACTTTTTACCCCGAGGTAGCGAAGGTGAGATTGCTACTAAGATTCTGGAACGTTCTTCGAGTCTGTGTCGTCTTATTTGCAGCTCAGTCGTGCGCAGCCGATGTCTGGGATGGGACAGCGTTTGATGCACCGCCCGACGCGCTGCGGAAGGCAAGCGACACCGTCAGAGCAGCCAACGATGATGAGGCGACCGTGCTGCTGAATGAAAAACACTTTACGTTTGATTCCGCTGGCCGTGTTACAGAGGTTCGCCACGTTATCTATCGCATTGAAACCCAAGAAGCGGTTTCCGGATGGTCGGAGACCAGTGTGATCTGGGCGCCGTGGAATCAGAGTAAACCCGAGATCAAAGCTCGCGTGATCACGACGGACGGGAGCGTGCATTGGCTCGACCCGAAGACTCTGTCCGACTTGCCGGTCAATGAGAATACTCCCGACCTCTACACCGACAAACGCAAGTTTGGAGGCCCCCTGCCTGCACTAGCTCCGGGCGCCATCGTCGAGGAGGAGAGCGTGCTCCGCGAGACAGCTCCCTTCTTTGCCGCCGGAGCGACAACGGAGCGAAATCTTGCCTGGTCCGTTGTGGTCAACAAGACTCGCGTTGTTCTGACTTATCCGGAGTCGGTCCCGGTGAAATACAAAGTCAACGTTTTGCCTGCTATCTCGATCACGAAGTCGGTGGCCGATCACGTCGAGACGGTGGTGTTCGAGCAGGTCCGCTTGCCAGCTATCCCGCCGAAGCGGATCACCTCCCGCCGGACCTGAACCTCATGCCTGGAATCATGTTCACAACCGGCACGAGTTGGCAGAGCGTTGCGACTGAGTATGCCCGGCAGACCGAAGAAAAGTTGCGACTCGCTGACGTACAACCGCTCATGTCGAAGATCGAAGGCCGGCAAAAGTCGCGCGAGAAATTGATTCGCAGCATCGTCGCCGTGCTTCATAACAACGTTCGCTATACCGGCGTCGAGTTCAATGAGTCGAGCCTCATCCCTCAATTTCCGGCGGAGACACTCAAGCGTAGATACGGTGACTGTAAAGACAAAGCTGCGTTGTTGGTTGCCATGCTGCGTAGTGCTGGCATCGCGGCCAATCTAGCCTTGCTCGAATCTGGCCCCGGCCTTGATGTTGATCCTGACCTGCCGGGCATGGGCGTGTTCGATCATGCCATCGTCTATGTTCCCGCTTCCGGCTCAGACCCGGAAATCTGGATTGACGCCACGTCGCAGTATTCACAGGTCGGAATCCTTCCGTGGGCAGACTATGGGCGTCACGCACTGGTAGTCAGCGCCGGGACCAACAAGCTGACGCAAACTCCCGAACTGACTGCGGACCGGGTCATTCACCGCGAATCGCGGGAATTCACCATGGCGGAATATGGCCCCGCTAAGATCGTCGAAACCAACGAGGACATCGGTCCCGGCGACGCAGACAGCCGCGACTACTACTTGGGTGACAGCAAACAGCTCCGGAAGCAAGCCGAAAAATATGTCAGCGACATGTATCTCGCGGACTCCCTTACGTCGCTGGAACGCGGCAACCTGGCCGACCTGGAAAAGCAGGGGTTGGTGACTTACATCGCTTCGGGAAGGCGAGGGAACACCTATCTCGACAGCGCCACTATGGCGATTCGCATTGAAGGCCTGTTTTCCAGCTTGCCGACTTTCTTCCGGACTGCGGAAGACAAACAGAATGAAAAGGCGGACGCGGCCAACGGAGAAAAGCCCCGCACGGCCGACTGGTGGATTAACCCATTCACGAGCGAATGGAACTACAAAGTCATCGCTCCCCTGGGATTCAAAGTGCGGGCCCTTCCTCCCGACAAAACCGAGCCCATTGGGAGCCTCACGCTCAGCCAAAAGTACTCCAGCAATTCCGACGGCACCATTGTCACCGCAGTTCTGCGCATGGAAAACGCCCAGCGGCGGCTGACGGTTGCGGAGGCTAAGCTGTTGCGCGACGCCGTAGTAAAAGCCTCCAATCGGGATGCCATCTTCATCAATTTCGATCATGTTGGACATTCCCTGTTGGCTAGCGGAAACATCAAGGAAGGCCTCGCCTCCTATGAAAAGATCGCCGCCCAGCATCCAAAAGAAGCTCTGCACAAAGCCCAACTCGCTAGGGCGCTTCTTGCAGCCGGACTCGCCGAGCGGGCGCGCACCGTGGCTCTGGAAGGCACCCAACTAGAACCCAATTCCTTCATTGCCTTCAACACGCTCGGCCACGTGCTGAAGCATGACCTGGTCGGCCGAATCATGAAGCATGGCATGGACTACAAAGGCGCCGTGGCTGCCTACCGGAAGGCCATCACGCTCGACCCGAAAGACAAAGACACCCGGGCCGACCTGGCACTTCTTCTGGAATACGACGCCGAGGGAGTTCGCTACAACGATATTGTTTCCTTGAAGCAATCGGTGGAAGTGCTTCGTGATCTCAAGAAGCTCGACGAAGAGTTCGAGCGCAGCTACGAAGACAACATTCTCTATGACCTCTGGTACACAGGCGACTATGACGGCATTCTTGCCTATGCTGCAACCCTGCCCGCCACGGAAGTCCGAAAGGGCCTCATCGTCGCAGCCACGACACTGCGCGAGAGCACCGAAGTCGCTTTAAAGAAATCGCTGGAGATGACCCCCAACGATCAATCCCGGAACAAAATCCTGGACAATGCCGCCGCCGTACTGATTCGCGCGCGGAAATATCCGGAAGCTGCTGCCATACTGTCAGCAGCCGCAAGCGAACAAGGCGACGAACCGCGCACCCGGCGCGTCGCCATTGTTTCGAAAACGAGACCTTATACGGAGGTCAGCGTCGATCCTTCAAAACCCAGCAGCGTCGTCTTACGACTCTTTGGGCAACTCCTTAGTGGCACCATGAAATTGCCAGAGTACAAATCAATGCTCTACGGCGGCGTACAGAGCAATGGAGAGCTTCCGGATGAAAAACAATTCCAGGAGTTGATGTCCAAGTTGAAAGTTCAGTTGTCGGCCACGGGTTCTCCCCTTGTCAATATTGCCGACACCGTGGTCTCCAACATGCGATGCACGGTTGATGGTGATGACGCTTCCGGCTACAAGTTGACAATCGAAAGCCCCGGCGCCGCAGCGCAGGAATTTTTTGTGGCCCGCGAAGGCGGCGAGTACAAAATACTGGGTTACTCTCTGGAGAGTACTGAGACCGATACGGAGGGCTTGGCTCCTATTATCCTGGCCGAACTGAAGCAGCAGAACCTAGCCGCCGCTCGCGTGTGGCTGGACCGGGCGCGCGATCGCATTCATACCTCCAGTGGCGACGATCCACTTTCCGGCGCGCTGTTTCCAGCATTCTGGACCAAAGGCCAGGAAGCGGACGCGAACGCCATGCGGACGGCTGCGCTCGTCCTGCTGCCCTCCAAGCAGGCGGGCCCCTATCTTGCCGATCTCAAGGCGGCCCGGGATACGGCGAAGACCGACATGGACCGCAAACGCCTGACTCTGGTCATCGCCTATGTCGATTCGGCGATTGAGAACTGGCCGGAACTGTTGTCCACCTCAGAAGAAATAGTGAAGGCGGAACCATCCTCTATCCGCGCTTTTAATCTGGTGACCATCGCGTACCGCCGTTTGCAACGCTACGACGACTGGGACAAGTTAGTGCAGGAGAAGAGAAAGAAATATCCCGATGAACTCGCTTATGTGAGATCAGCAGCGGAGCTGGCGGTGAGTCGTGGACAACCGGAAAAATCGCTCGAGATCGCAAAAAGCATTATTGATAAGGGCAAGGCCACCGCAACGGATTTGAACTTGTATGCCTGGTATGCTCTGTTCCTGCCCACACCAGTCAACGACGAAACCCTGCAAATTGCCCATCGGGCGAGCGAATTGACGCAGAACAACAACTTTTCGATTCTCCACACCGTCGCATGCGCGTATGCGGAAGCCGGCAAGCCCGTCGTGGCTCGCGAATATCTCCTCAAAGCAATGGATGCCGCACACCTGCAGGAGCCGGAGTCAGCAGTATGGCTGGGCTTCGCGCTCATCGCAGAACAGTACGGCATCACCGACGCAGCTCAAACCATGTACCGGCGGGTCGAGAAGGCCAAGTTCGAGTACGCTGGTTCCAACTACGCGCTGGCACAGCAACATCTTGCTACCTTGAGTGCCGCGGGCGGTGGTCGCAGTCCTAAGCAGTAGCACGATGCCCGTTGCTCCGGAGCAATTGACACCTTGTGCTATCCTCTCTGCGTACCTCGCGGGGCCCGCGTGCCGATCTTTCGGCGCCACGAAAAATGAGGACTCCTACCTACGTTCTTCCTCGCAGGGATCGTGGATGGAGGAGATGCGAGCACACCGGAGGTGTGCTGTGCCATCGCCTTTCATCTTTCGTCCGGCAGCACGGCGCGCCTTCTGGCAAAATCATTCAGCCACGAGGAGAACATCATGCAGATCAAGAAACTTACCCCCAACCTGATCGTCCGCAATGTCGAAGCCAGCCTGAAGTTTTATCGCGAAGTGCTCGGACTCGAGACCGCAATGACCGTCCCCGAACAATCGCCATACGTCTTTGCGGGAGTTTCGAACGGCACGGTCGAGCTTTTCTTCAATGACCAGAAGGTAGTTGCGGCCGAATATCCCCAACTGGCCGCATCGATCGCCGCCAGCCTCACGCTCTACATGGAAGTAGACAGTCTGCAGGCCGTCCTCGAACGTGTGCAGAAGGCAGGAGCGAAGATCTCCATGCCTGTCACCGAACAGTTCTACGGTATGAAAGAATTCGCGTTTGAGGATGTCGACGGATACACGATCACCATTGCGGAAAAAATGTGAAACGGCGGGATACTAGAGTGTGGAAGGAGATCGCGTAGCGTGCGGAAAATCAAACCAAAGAGTGTTGAGGAATATCTGGCGACCGTGCCGGAGCCCGCACGTTCCACTCTACAAAAAGTGCGCGCGACGATTCGGGCCGCGTCCCCTGCCGATGCGACCGAGGCAATCAGCTATGGGATTCCGACCTTCAAGTACAAAGGATCGCTGGTAGCGTATGGAGCGTTTTCCAAACATTGCAGCTTGTTCCCGATGAGCATGGCCGTGATTGGAATGTTCAAGGACGAGTTGAAAGATTCCCTCGCATCCAAAGGGACGATTCACTTCCCTCTTGATAGGCCTCTGGCCGCGGGCTTGCTGAAGAAGATTGTGAAGGCGCGGGTGGCGGAAAAAACCAAGAAGAAATAGTGACGAACACGCTATCGCCGCACGCGTGCATACTCTTGACCCCCCAAGGCCTCACGATTCAGAGTTGTTTTCTCAGCTCGATCGAGGTATTGATGCCTTCCAATTCCAAGTCTTTGGAATACTGGGTTCGGAGCCTGTCGGTAACCTCGTCGACCGTTAACGGCTTACTAAAATAGTATCCCTGAATCTCGTCACAGTGATGGGCTCGCAAGAATGATAGCTGGGCTTCGTCTTCGACACCTTCCGCAATGACCTTGAGATTCAGGCTCTTGGCCATGCTAATGACTGCCATCGTGATCGCGGCGTCATCAGGGTTTAACGCGACGTCTCGAATGAAGGAACGGTCTATCTTCAGCTTCCGGACCGGAAAGCGCTTTAGATAGCTGAGGCTGGAATAGCCAGTTCCGAAGTCGTCGATTGCCAGCGCCAAACCCATGGCGCTTATTTCCTGAAGAACCGACAGGGTGACATCAGCATTCGCGAGCAGGAGGCTTTCCGTCAGTTCCAATTCAAGATATTGCGGGGCGACGCCAGTCTCCCGCAGAACTCTTCGGATGCCCTCGCAGTAGCCTTCATTGCGAAACTGGACGGCCGATACATTGACTGCCACCGTCACTTGAGGCAGGCCGTCGTCTGCCCATTTTCGAGCCTGGGCACATGCCGTCTTGAGGACCCAATCGCCAATCGACACCATCAGGCCGCTATTTTCAGCAATGCGAATAAACACGTCGGGCGGCACAAGACCCAATTCCGGGTGCTGCCAGCGAAGAAGGGCTTCCAACCCGCTGATCTTTCCAGTCGCGATATCCATCTGCGGTTGGTAAACGAGAAAAAGCTGTTGTTTGTCGAGAGCCAGTCGCAATCCGTTCTCGAGCGTCAATCGTTCCACTGCTTGCGAGTTCAAGTCCGCCGTAAACAATTGAAAGTTGTTCCGACCGCTGTCCTTGGCGCTATACATTGCAGCATCGGCGTGTTTGATCAGGGTTTCGCTATCCTCGCCGTGTTCCGGGAACATGCTGATGCCGAGGCTACAGCCAATCGAGAGGGAATGGCCTTGAATAACGAATCCCGAGGACATCGCGTTCATGAAGCGCTCGGCGGCAACAGCAACGTCTGGAATGTCTTTCACATTGGTAAGCACGATAAGGAATTCGTCTCCGCCGAGGCGGGCCACAGTGTCCTGCTCGCGGGCAAAAGTTCTCAGACGGGCGGCGACGTCCTGCAGGAGAATGTCACCGACTGAATGCCCAAGTGAATCGTTGATCGTCTTGAAGCGGTCGAGATCGATGAATAGAAGCGCCACTTTATGGTTCTGCCTGCGAGCGGTGGCCAGGGCCTGCGACAATCGGTCGCGCAGAAGAATCCGATTCGGTAATCCCGTCAGAGCATCAAAGTACGCGAGTGATTGAACCCGTTGTTCGGCGACGCGACGGTCGGTGATATCGACCAATGTGCCTTCAATGATGCCGTCACCGCCGGCATCGCCGTCCACGAGACTTACATTCAGCATGACCCAGGCCGCATCGCCGTTTTTGCGCCGAAACTTCATCTCATGATTGGTAACAGTTTTCTCGGATTTGACTTTTTCCAGGAAGGCGAACCGATCAGAGGCCGCGTAATACAAGTTTGACACCGGGTTGGCGAGAACTTCATGGGGAGAGTCAAAACCAAACATGTGAGCGGCGGCGGGATTGCACTCCAAGACGCGCCCGGTAACGGTCGTGCGAAAGACACCTGCCAGGTTCCGCTCAAACAGGAGACGATAACGCTTTTCCGACTCGCGGATGGCCCGATCGACCTTCTTGCGTTCCGTAACCACCGCTCCCAGGCAAAGGCCCGTCAGACCTAACGCCAACATGGCGAGTTGCAGTCTTGGAAGCGAGCCCCTCGGAGCCTGCGTGAACCAGGCTGCGAGGGTCATACCGAAGCTAATGGCGAATGTGGTCAGGACGGCTCCCGGTAGACCGCGCCGAACAGCGACCCAGATGACAGGAATGAACAGCAGATAAAGAGGTTGATAGGGTATGGCGGGGGTGTAGCCGAAAACCAGCCAGATGGCGAAGAGGACCAAGCCAGATTGTGCCGCCAGTTCGAGAATCTCAACGAGCGAAAAGCTAAATCGCCAGCCCGAATGAAAGGCATCCACGATTCCGGATCGCAACCACCGAATCACGAAGGGAGCAACAAACAGGAGTAGAAAGGGCGTGAAAGTGATGATCGCGAGCGTATCGCTGACCCACCACTCCGCTGTCGTCTTGGGAATATCGGATGGCGCGATTTTCCCGTCACCGAGGAGAGTCAGCATTCCAATCAGTGCGCTGACTACCGTTGCACCGAAGCAAGCGAGGATGTATCGTCCGACGTCGACCAGAGTGGCAAGCCTGAAGTCGAGACGCCAGCGCCCTCGTAGGATCGTCGCGCACTCTACATAACCGAGATAGATGGCGATGGAACCGGGAATCCCGCACCAGGAAAAGATCGGGCGGTGGTAGTTGAGTAGCGCTGCCACAATGCTGGCGACAAACAGCACCGGCACACTCCGTATTCCTCCGCAAAGGAGCAGGGCCAGGCTCAGCCCCACTGGCAGATAGAGAGGTGGAGCCCCTTCCCATCCCTGCGATGCGGTGGATGAGCCGTCCAAAACTAAGAAGGCGGCTATGAAGAGCGCCGCTAGCAACAACTGCTTGTAGAGTGGAATATCGCGCCAATGCAACCCCGCAGAAGTGGCCACCTTTGGCAAGACTTCGTCTAGTTCCGACGGGCAGGCGAGCTTCTGCACCGATGCCCACTCACTTGAGCATTGTTCCGCTGCGGGTTTGATACAACTTTCGATGTTCGAAGTCATCGCAGCCAGGATTCTGAGGTGCTTTGACGGCACGATGCCATTCGCGCAGTTCGGGCTCAGTCCCACGCACGTAACCCTTTTTTGCAGCCCCTAACACTCATTCATCGGCAAGGCGGGCTCTCGACATTAGTTCCGTACCGTTTGATGAGACGAAAATGAGAGGATGAGCTTTGTGGGGGTAGCAACGAATGCGAAGCCGTGCACTCCCGAACGTGCGACTGAGGCGGCAAAAAAAAGGGCCGCATCTCTGCGGCCCTTGATTTTGTTATCGAATCATCACTAACGACTGAAAAGATTAGCGTCTACCGCGACCGCCGCCTCCGCCGTGATGTCCACCGCCACCACCGCCGGGGCCACGCCTTCCGCGGTCACCACCACCGCCGGGACGACGACGGCGATTACGATCTCCGCCGCGATCGCCACCACGGCCGCCTTCTGGACGACCGGCAGGAGCGCCCGCTGGTGCGCCTTCGCCTTCGACACGGTTGAAGTTCGGTTCGTCGTCGGCATCGAAATCGGCTCCGCCTTCAATCACTGCGGTTGGTTCACCGTGCGACTGCGAGGCTGAGGGCACGAAGGATTGCTCTGAACCACCTCCCTGATCGTCAGGAGGAGGAGCTCCCCCCATCTTGGCGCGTTGCTCTTTCAGAATTGCTTTGCGCGACAACTTGATGCGATTGCCTTCGACGGCCAGGACTTTTACCAGGACCTGGTCGCCTTCCTTCAGCTCGTCTTTAATGTCTTTAATCCGGTGCTCGGCGACTTCACTGATGTGCAGCAGGCCGTCGGTGCCGGGGATGATTTCGACGAAGGCTCCGAACTCCGCCAGCCGCGTGACTTTGCCGAGATAGGTCCTCCCTACTTCGGCGGTTGCGGTCAGGTCGCGGATGATCTGGATCGCCTTGTTCGCCGCCGCTTCATCGTTCGACGCGATGTTGATCTTGCCAGTGTCTTCCACGTCGATCTTGACGCCGGTCTGCTCGATGATGCTGCGAATCATTTTGCCGCCCGGCCCAATCACGTCGCGAATCTTATCGACGGGAATCTGCAGGGTGTAAATTCTAGGCGCGTAGGCCGAAACCTTGGTGCGCGGTTCGGTGATGACTTCCGCCATCTTGTCGAGGATGTGCAGACGCCCGCGTTGCGCTTGCGACAACGCTTCGCGCATGATCTGCGAAGTGATGCCGGCGACTTTGATGTCCATCTGCAGAGCGGTGATGCCGTCGCGGGTGCCGGCAACTTTGAAATCCATGTCGCCGTAGTGATCTTCTGCGCCGGCAATGTCGGTGAGGATGGCGTACGCATCGCCTTCTTTCACCAGTCCCATGGCGACTCCAGCTACGGGAGCCTTCAAGGGAACACCTGCATCCATGAGGGAAACGGAAGCGCCGCAGACGGTTGCCATCGACGACGATCCGTTGGATTCCAGAATGTCGGAGACGACGCGCATCGCGTACGGCCACGTTTCGAGTGGAGGAAGCACTGCTGAAACTGCACGCTCAGCGAGCGCGCCGTGGCCAATTTCGCGACGCCCGGCGCCGCGCAGGAACTGAACTTCTCCAACCGAGAACGGCGGGAAGTTGTAGTGGAGCATGAAGCGCTTTTTGGATTCGCCTTCGAAACCTTCGAGGCGCTGCATGTCGTCGCTGGTACCGAGAGTCGTGGTGACCAGGGCCTGGGTTTCACCGCGGGTAAAAATCGCGCTGCCGTGGGTGCGGGGCAGGACGCCGGCTT
It encodes the following:
- a CDS encoding DUF427 domain-containing protein, with amino-acid sequence MAKATWENAVLADSDQCVEVEGNQYFPADSVHQEFFQPSTTQTVCPWKGTASYYDVVVDGKRNKDAAWYYTDPKSAANQIKGRVAFWKGVKVAK
- a CDS encoding cold-shock protein; protein product: MAEQGTVKWFNDAKGYGFISRQTGEDVFVHFSAIQAGGFKSLQEGQSVEFDVTKGPKGWQAENVRPL
- a CDS encoding DUF3857 domain-containing protein, giving the protein MLLRFWNVLRVCVVLFAAQSCAADVWDGTAFDAPPDALRKASDTVRAANDDEATVLLNEKHFTFDSAGRVTEVRHVIYRIETQEAVSGWSETSVIWAPWNQSKPEIKARVITTDGSVHWLDPKTLSDLPVNENTPDLYTDKRKFGGPLPALAPGAIVEEESVLRETAPFFAAGATTERNLAWSVVVNKTRVVLTYPESVPVKYKVNVLPAISITKSVADHVETVVFEQVRLPAIPPKRITSRRT
- a CDS encoding VOC family protein, whose protein sequence is MQIKKLTPNLIVRNVEASLKFYREVLGLETAMTVPEQSPYVFAGVSNGTVELFFNDQKVVAAEYPQLAASIAASLTLYMEVDSLQAVLERVQKAGAKISMPVTEQFYGMKEFAFEDVDGYTITIAEKM
- a CDS encoding DUF1801 domain-containing protein, which gives rise to MLECGRRSRSVRKIKPKSVEEYLATVPEPARSTLQKVRATIRAASPADATEAISYGIPTFKYKGSLVAYGAFSKHCSLFPMSMAVIGMFKDELKDSLASKGTIHFPLDRPLAAGLLKKIVKARVAEKTKKK
- a CDS encoding EAL domain-containing protein encodes the protein MATSAGLHWRDIPLYKQLLLAALFIAAFLVLDGSSTASQGWEGAPPLYLPVGLSLALLLCGGIRSVPVLFVASIVAALLNYHRPIFSWCGIPGSIAIYLGYVECATILRGRWRLDFRLATLVDVGRYILACFGATVVSALIGMLTLLGDGKIAPSDIPKTTAEWWVSDTLAIITFTPFLLLFVAPFVIRWLRSGIVDAFHSGWRFSFSLVEILELAAQSGLVLFAIWLVFGYTPAIPYQPLYLLFIPVIWVAVRRGLPGAVLTTFAISFGMTLAAWFTQAPRGSLPRLQLAMLALGLTGLCLGAVVTERKKVDRAIRESEKRYRLLFERNLAGVFRTTVTGRVLECNPAAAHMFGFDSPHEVLANPVSNLYYAASDRFAFLEKVKSEKTVTNHEMKFRRKNGDAAWVMLNVSLVDGDAGGDGIIEGTLVDITDRRVAEQRVQSLAYFDALTGLPNRILLRDRLSQALATARRQNHKVALLFIDLDRFKTINDSLGHSVGDILLQDVAARLRTFAREQDTVARLGGDEFLIVLTNVKDIPDVAVAAERFMNAMSSGFVIQGHSLSIGCSLGISMFPEHGEDSETLIKHADAAMYSAKDSGRNNFQLFTADLNSQAVERLTLENGLRLALDKQQLFLVYQPQMDIATGKISGLEALLRWQHPELGLVPPDVFIRIAENSGLMVSIGDWVLKTACAQARKWADDGLPQVTVAVNVSAVQFRNEGYCEGIRRVLRETGVAPQYLELELTESLLLANADVTLSVLQEISAMGLALAIDDFGTGYSSLSYLKRFPVRKLKIDRSFIRDVALNPDDAAITMAVISMAKSLNLKVIAEGVEDEAQLSFLRAHHCDEIQGYYFSKPLTVDEVTDRLRTQYSKDLELEGINTSIELRKQL